The window TTTCGGGCGAAATTATATTATTTTTAACTTTAATTGCTATTTTTTTAACGGTATTTAGTATTTCCTCTCTGGAACCATAGCTTAAAGCTAAGGTAAGAGTCATTCTATTATTCGTTTTTGTTTTATCTATAACTTCAAGAAGTTCACGATGTGCTTTTGCAGGTAAATCGGATAAATTACCAATAGCAGATAATTTAATATTGTTTTTTTGAAGTGTTTTTATTTCTTTCTTTAGTGCAGAAACTAAAAGTTTCATTAATGTTTGTACCTCTAGCTTTGGTCTGTTCCAGTTTTCTGTAGAAAAAGCATATAGCGTTAGGTTTTCAATACCTAGTTCTGCCGTTGCTTCCACGGTTTCCCGAACAGATTTTGTGCCATTTTCATGACCAAAAGCACGAAGCATACCTTTCTGTTTTGCCCATCTACCGTTCCCATCCATTATAATAGCTAGATGTTTTGGTAATTTGTTGATATTTATATTTTCTTTTAAATCCATTTAGAAGGAACAATAACAAGGCGTTTCACCAAAAGTATAGGTTAGTATAAAACCAGTAAATACGTACCAGTCATTATTATTTAAATTTCCAAAAGCAAATCTATCATAAGCTTCTACTGCATCTGGTACACTTCCATCAATTTCGTCTGTGAAGGTGTAACGTGCTCCAA is drawn from Lacinutrix sp. WUR7 and contains these coding sequences:
- a CDS encoding isoprenyl transferase, coding for MDLKENININKLPKHLAIIMDGNGRWAKQKGMLRAFGHENGTKSVRETVEATAELGIENLTLYAFSTENWNRPKLEVQTLMKLLVSALKKEIKTLQKNNIKLSAIGNLSDLPAKAHRELLEVIDKTKTNNRMTLTLALSYGSREEILNTVKKIAIKVKNNIISPENIDESFINEHLYTQNLPDVDLLIRTSGEQRISNFLLWQIAYAELYFTETLWPDFTKQNLYEAIIEYQKRERRFGKTSEQLS